The Drosophila bipectinata strain 14024-0381.07 chromosome 2L, DbipHiC1v2, whole genome shotgun sequence genome has a segment encoding these proteins:
- the LOC108126983 gene encoding uncharacterized protein yields MEELIEIGNAYINSIGLPNEFSRYWSHVQHVLLDQDNNGRPHNLPDVELVPLNTVRHQEFDPVLAAGGDGPHNHPPPMHQNNGILTPALIIFRYRRLRIPFFSFERLMPIAILFSGVLFRKMLIHFGIQNNQAFLFGLSYNTHFLILQCIMNFATHWIKDFLSD; encoded by the coding sequence aTGGAGGAACTAATTGAAATCGGAAACGCTTATATAAATTCCATTGGCCTGCCCAACGAATTTAGCCGATACTGGAGCCATGTACAACATGTTCTGTTGGACCAGGACAACAACGGACGGCCCCATAACCTGCCGGACGTGGAGCTGGTGCCGCTGAATACAGTCCGCCACCAGGAGTTTGATCCTGTCCTCGCAGCGGGTGGAGATGGCCCCCACAACCATCCCCCTCCGATGCACCAAAACAACGGAATCTTGACCCCGGCCCTGATCATCTTCCGCTATCGGAGGCTCCGTATACCATTCTTCAGCTTCGAGCGTCTGATGCCTATTGCTATTCTGTTCTCCGGTGTTCTCTTTAGAAAGATGCTCATTCACTTTGGAATCCAAAATAaccaggcattccttttcgGTCTGTCCTACAATACGCATTTTTTGATACTTCAATGCATTATGAACTTTGCCACGCACTGGATAAAGGACTTCCTAAGTGACTGA
- the LOC108126982 gene encoding lysosomal alpha-mannosidase-like: MKYFCGIVLFVALLAFSVRPSEEACGYEACPQTKPNMINIHMVPHSHDDVGWLKTVDQYFYGHKSNIQHAGVQYIIDTVIAELIKDPSRRFIQVETSFFAKWWAEQSETAKSIVRKLVNEGRLEFTGGAWSMNDEAAVNYQSVIDQFTLGLKFLDDTFGSCARPRIGWQIDPFGHSREQASLFAQMGYDGEFFARMDHRDKNNRIDNLNMEMIWDASDSLADNELFTGLLYRHYSAPPGYCFDVHCGDDPIIDTKSYDNNVQSRVDDFLSYVSGVAKVYRSNHIMIPMGDDFQYEDAQVNFKNMDKLIKYVNARQADGSTYNLFYSTPACYLNSLHESLQTWPNKTQDFFPYGSDDNGYWTGYFTSRPTQKRFERDGNHMLQVAKQLSVFADLKSDQQKEDLEYLREIMGVMQHHDAITGTEKQAVSNDYDRLLYDAILGGANTAADALRKLTDQPNGEFESCLNLNISVCAFTAENADNLVVTLYNPLAHTSTQYVRVPVKNAKYEVTDAKGRVVTSELVPVSPYVVSLEFRSDATEHDLVFKASVNKIASYYVKKVSDAETKKATKATKEGKIKIPSNKTESDDAEIREDGETVVQTSTVKLVIDNNSGLLKTVEMNGVSENIDQSYGVYRTWDSGAYLFRQYHQGDFEIQSEGVEFTVYDGVQVKEVHQRFTDFISQVIRVYEGIDRVEFEWLVGPLEREEEFGREAVFILNSTIASNGVFYTDANGRQLLKRVRDQREDFTAGLDRQPTAGNYYPITSRIALEDNNKRIALLNDRSQGGTSMQDGQLELMLHRRLVRDDGLGVGEALDEEKYGQPLIARGKIYLILSSTDDSTTVERVAEKEIHLPFWKFFSKNSGSTQSVAKAVPSFEDFPQTVHLLTLEPFNDNEVLLRVENFADHTETKVVSFNIQSIFEYLNGVEIRETTLDGNLPLNQLKRFKFHHDSTGRQPQAVEYFTAGHKPLSAQKAQEASDFSVTLQPMQIRTFIIKTE, from the exons ATGAAATACTTCTGCGGCATTGTTCTCTTTGTCGCCCTGTTGGCCTTCAGTGTGAGGCCCTCAGAGGAGGCTTGTGGTTACGAG GCATGCCCCCAAACCAAGCCAAACATGATCAACATCCACATGGTTCCCCACTCCCACGACGACGTCGGCTGGCTGAAGACCGTTGACCAGTACTTCTATGGCCACAAGAGCAACATCCAGCACGCTGGTGTCCAGTACATCATCGACACTGTGATCGCTGAGCTGATCAAGGACCCCTCGCGTCGCTTTATCCAGGTGGAGACCTCCTTCTTCGCCAAGTGGTGGGCCGAGCAGTCCGAAACTGCCAAGTCCATTGTCCGCAAGCTGGTCAACGAGGGCCGCCTGGAGTTTACTGGCGGTGCCTGGAGCATGAACGACGAGGCTGCCGTTAACTACCAGAGTGTGATCGATCAGTTCACCCTGGGATTGAA ATTCTTGGATGACACCTTCGGATCCTGCGCCCGTCCCCGCATTGGCTGGCAGATTGATCCCTTCGGCCACTCCCGTGAACAGGCCTCCCTCTTCGCCCAGATGGGATACGATGGCGAGTTCTTTGCCCGTATGGACCACCGCGACAAGAACAACCGCATTGACAACTTGAACATGGAAATGATCTGGGATGCCAGTGACTCGTTGGCCGACAACGAGCTCTTCACCGGCCTGCTCTACCGTCACTACTCTGCTCCCCCCGGCTACTGCTTTGATGTCCACTGCGGCGACGACCCGATCATTGACACCAAGAGCTACGACAACAACGTCCAGTCCCGTGTGGATGACTTCCTCAGCTACGTCTCCGGTGTTGCCAAGGTCTACCGCTCCAACCACATCATGATCCCCATGGGTGATGACTTCCAGTACGAAGATGCCCAGGTCAACTTCAAGAACATGGACAAGCTGATCAAGTACGTCAACGCCCGCCAGGCCGATGGTTCCACCTACAACCTGTTCTACTCCACCCCCGCCTGCTACCTGAACTCCCTGCACGAGAGCCTCCAGACCTGGCCCAACAAGACCCAGGACTTCTTCCCCTACGGCAGTGACGACAACGGCTACTGGACCGGCTACTTCACCTCCCGCCCCACCCAGAAGCGCTTCGAACGTGACGGCAACCACATGCTCCAGGTGGCCAAGCAGCTCAGTGTCTTTGCTGACCTGAAGAGCGACCAGCAGAAGGAGGACCTTGAATACCTCCGTGAGATCATGGGTGTTATGCAGCACCACGATGCCATCACCGGAACCGAGAAGCAGGCCGTGTCCAACGACTACGATCGCCTTCTGTACGACGCCATCCTCGGAGGAGCCAACACTGCCGCCGATGCCCTGCGCAAGCTGACTGACCAGCCCAACGGAGAGTTCGAGAGCTGCCTGAACCTGAACATCAGCGTGTGCGCCTTCACCGCCGAAAACGCCGACAACCTGGTCGTGACCCTGTACAACCCTCTGGCCCACACCTCCACTCAGTATGTGCGCGTACCTGTGAAGAACGCCAAGTACGAAGTGACTGACGCCAAGGGCCGTGTGGTGACCTCTGAGCTGGTCCCCGTCTCCCCCTACGTTGTGAGTCTGGAGTTCCGTAGCGACGCCACTGAGCACGACCTGGTCTTCAAGGCATCCGTGAACAAGATTGCCAGCTACTACGTCAAGAAGGTGTCTGATGCTGAAACCAAGAAGGCTACCAAGGCTACTAAGGAGGGCAAAATCAAGATCCCATCCAACAAGACTGAATCCGATGATGCCGAAATCCGTGAGGATGGCGAGACTGTTGTCCAGACTTCG ACTGTCAAACTGGTCATCGATAACAACTCTGGTCTCCTGAAGACTGTGGAAATGAATGGAGTTTCCGAGAACATTGACCAGAGCTACGGTGTTTACAGGACTTGGGATTCTGGTGCATATCTGTTCCGTCAGTACCACCAGGGTGACTTTGAGATCCAGAGCGAGGGTGTTGAGTTCACCGTCTACGATGGTGTCCAGGTCAAGGAAGTCCACCAGCGTTTCACCGACTTCATCTCCCAGGTCATCCGCGTCTACGAAGGCATCGACCGCGTGGAATTCGAGTGGCTCGTTGGACCCCTTGAAAGGGAGGAGGAGTTCGGCCGGGAAGCTGTATTCATCCTGAACAGTACTATTGCCTCCAACGGAGTCTTCTACACCGATGCCAACGGTCGCCAGCTGCTCAAGCGCGTGAGGGATCAGCGTGAGGACTTCACCGCTGGTCTGGACAGGCAGCCCACTGCCGGAAACTACTACCCCATCACCTCCCGTATCGCTCTCGAGGACAATAACAAGCGTATTGCCCTTCTGAACGACCGCTCCCAGGGAGGAACCAGCATGCAGGACGGACAGCTCGAACTTATGTTGCACCGTCGTCTCGTTCGCGATGATGGCTTGGGAGTTGGAGAGGCTCTGGATGAAGAGAAATACGGCCAGCCCTTGATTGCCCGCGGCAAGATCTACCTGATCCTCAGCTCCACTGATGATTCCACCACCGTTGAGCGCGTGGCCGAGAAGGAGATCCACCTGCCCTTCTGGAAGTTCTTCAGCAAGAACTCCGGCAGCACCCAGTCCGTGGCCAAGGCTGTTCCCAGCTTCGAAGACTTCCCCCAGACCGTTCATCTGCTCACCCTTGAGCCCTTCAACGACAACGAGGTCCTGCTCCGTGTGGAGAACTTCGCCGACCACACCGAAACCAAGGTTGTTAGCTTCAACATTCAGTCGATCTTCGAGTACCTGAATGGTGTGGAGATCCGCGAAACCACCCTGGACGGTAACCTGCCCCTGAACCAACTGAAGCGCTTCAAGTTCCACCACGACTCCACTGGTCGCCAGCCCCAGGCCGTTGAGTACTTCACCGCTGGACACAAGCCCCTGTCTGCCCAGAAGGCCCAGGAAGCCTCCGACTTCAGCGTCACCCTGCAGCCCATGCAGATCCGTACTTTCATCATCAAGACGGAGTAA